A stretch of the Aminipila terrae genome encodes the following:
- a CDS encoding APC family permease, whose amino-acid sequence MSDLKDTRSHIEKLTSTDTELKRDLTLFSAINIVIGGVLGSGIFMVASTMAQQLPSPFLIIVAWIVGGLLSLAGCLAYSELSAAMPQSGGQYVYLREAYGEKIAFLNGWTQFLVVQPGCIASVAAAFSIYAGYFFPTFGDMGLRLIAVAVIIVLTIINYLGVKEGSLINNIFTVAKVAAILILIGAGLFISPELASGNFQNFFTLNGVNLSTFGLAMIAVLWGYQGWDYTTFIAEEVKNPKKNVPLALSIGMIILIVIYIITNLAYLNVLTLGEMASATLPAADVALKVIGPTGGALISIAIMVSCFGSNNANILAAPRIYYAMAKDGLFFKKCAEVHPKFKTPGFSLIVGGVWACVLAMTNSFDQLYSMTVFAAFAFYALGGISVFVLRKKYPAIERPYKAPAFVVIVFILVSVVFVVNALVTSFNASLLGLVLIVIGFPVYAAFKKRRA is encoded by the coding sequence ATGAGCGATTTAAAAGACACACGTTCTCATATTGAGAAACTTACTTCTACAGACACAGAACTAAAACGAGATCTTACTTTATTTTCTGCAATTAATATTGTAATCGGAGGGGTGCTTGGATCTGGTATATTTATGGTTGCATCCACTATGGCTCAGCAATTACCAAGCCCATTTCTAATCATTGTAGCCTGGATAGTAGGAGGGTTATTATCCTTAGCAGGTTGTTTGGCTTATTCTGAACTAAGTGCAGCTATGCCGCAGTCAGGCGGACAATATGTGTATCTTCGGGAAGCATATGGGGAGAAAATAGCATTTCTAAATGGGTGGACACAGTTTTTAGTCGTGCAGCCAGGTTGTATTGCCAGTGTAGCGGCAGCTTTTAGTATTTATGCAGGTTACTTTTTCCCAACCTTTGGGGATATGGGACTAAGATTAATAGCTGTAGCTGTAATAATAGTACTAACCATAATAAATTATCTTGGGGTAAAGGAAGGCAGTTTAATTAACAATATCTTTACTGTGGCCAAAGTTGCAGCGATTTTGATTTTGATTGGTGCAGGTCTGTTTATCAGCCCAGAACTGGCAAGCGGTAATTTTCAAAATTTCTTTACTCTGAACGGAGTAAATTTAAGTACCTTCGGATTAGCCATGATTGCTGTGCTTTGGGGCTATCAGGGATGGGATTATACTACTTTTATAGCAGAAGAAGTTAAAAATCCAAAGAAAAATGTGCCACTTGCTTTAAGTATCGGGATGATAATACTTATAGTCATTTACATTATTACAAATCTGGCTTATTTAAATGTGTTGACACTAGGTGAAATGGCAAGTGCAACTTTACCTGCTGCAGATGTGGCACTTAAGGTAATAGGGCCAACAGGTGGAGCTTTAATTTCCATTGCAATTATGGTATCCTGTTTTGGCAGCAATAATGCAAACATCCTGGCAGCACCTAGAATTTATTATGCTATGGCCAAAGATGGGTTGTTTTTTAAAAAATGTGCAGAAGTTCATCCCAAATTTAAAACACCCGGCTTTAGTCTTATTGTAGGAGGGGTATGGGCATGTGTCCTTGCTATGACAAATTCTTTTGATCAGCTGTATTCTATGACCGTGTTTGCAGCATTTGCATTTTATGCCCTGGGAGGTATTTCAGTTTTTGTTTTAAGAAAAAAATATCCAGCAATCGAAAGACCGTATAAAGCGCCGGCATTTGTGGTTATCGTATTCATACTGGTAAGCGTTGTATTTGTGGTAAACGCTCTGGTTACAAGTTTTAATGCTTCTTTATTAGGGCTGGTGCTGATTGTCATAGGATTTCCTGTATATGCAGCTTTTAAAAAACGAAGAGCATAA
- a CDS encoding transporter substrate-binding domain-containing protein, whose protein sequence is MKKRNIALFLSVWLTILLFFIANQYTKSVYDLNFFRYIKYSTPLSTQEKNFLKEKSTIYYVCDRNAPPFSFINPSTGQYEGLALDYATALSMVLGVDVQFIPMEWNDSVESLKNGTADICDMYPSTQREKYFRFSDSIYWMQAMVATRSDEKSIKTPLDLNGRKIGIPSGDYAVEYVKSNFHDATIIETSDLSDSIRQLISGNVDAIIGDEPVLIYLAKDHLSDNEIKILKEPLFSKDVSLALNKSDTQLLEIINKGIFQLKQQNILQNTQQKWFGISNSIQISKAPERIIIASLIIINFLMLIFILSAMYNKQLKGEVRKRTRELSSSRKILQMTLDALPTYLVAINSEGTILNANEAYFTQINVEKDHIIGHNCSDFPLIKKIYDLYDITSGIQSAIRNKMVEYNEKYFNISIIPLPSQDHILIVANDITNEIINYKQMLQDNKMIAVGQLATGVAHEIRNPLGNIRNYTYILKGKIQNSDEIMEKCFHVIDGSVNRANNIITNLLNFSRINDNNFQIVLLKDVFDTIVSLEKNSLQKNHITIDLDYDTNLQIPINSESLNLILLNLISNSIDAMPEGGMIWIKCLLINDTLFLNFTDSGTGIPAEKIEHIFNPFYSTKKVGRGTGLGLYLVYTEVKNMDGEIQVKSEVGKGTAFKFKIPIKKESSND, encoded by the coding sequence ATGAAGAAGCGAAACATAGCATTATTTTTGTCAGTATGGCTAACAATTTTACTATTTTTTATTGCCAATCAATATACAAAAAGCGTATATGATTTAAATTTTTTTCGATATATAAAATATTCCACTCCCTTAAGTACACAGGAAAAGAATTTTTTAAAAGAAAAAAGCACCATTTATTATGTATGTGACCGAAATGCGCCGCCATTTTCTTTTATTAACCCCAGTACCGGACAATATGAGGGACTGGCTTTAGATTATGCAACTGCCTTATCCATGGTACTTGGAGTGGATGTTCAATTTATCCCAATGGAATGGAATGATTCAGTAGAAAGCTTAAAGAATGGAACTGCTGACATATGCGATATGTACCCAAGTACACAAAGAGAAAAATATTTTCGTTTTTCCGATTCTATTTACTGGATGCAGGCAATGGTGGCAACAAGAAGTGATGAAAAGTCCATTAAAACACCTCTGGATTTAAATGGCAGGAAGATTGGAATCCCCTCCGGAGATTACGCTGTAGAATATGTAAAATCAAACTTTCATGATGCCACTATCATCGAAACATCCGATTTATCCGATTCAATACGGCAGCTAATATCCGGTAACGTCGATGCCATTATAGGCGACGAACCTGTTTTAATTTATTTAGCAAAAGATCATTTATCTGATAATGAAATCAAAATATTAAAAGAGCCTCTTTTTTCCAAAGATGTTTCACTGGCTCTTAACAAATCGGATACACAGCTACTGGAAATAATAAATAAAGGTATTTTTCAATTAAAGCAACAGAATATACTGCAAAATACCCAGCAGAAATGGTTTGGCATTTCCAATTCCATACAAATATCCAAAGCTCCCGAAAGAATCATTATAGCTTCATTGATTATCATTAACTTTCTGATGCTTATATTTATATTATCTGCAATGTATAATAAACAGCTGAAAGGTGAAGTAAGGAAACGGACACGGGAACTTTCTTCCAGCAGAAAAATTCTTCAAATGACATTAGATGCACTCCCTACTTATCTAGTTGCCATCAATTCTGAAGGGACTATATTAAATGCAAATGAAGCATATTTTACACAGATTAATGTGGAAAAAGATCACATTATCGGGCACAATTGCTCTGATTTTCCTCTTATAAAAAAAATATATGATCTTTATGACATAACTAGCGGAATTCAATCTGCCATTCGAAATAAAATGGTGGAATACAATGAAAAGTACTTTAATATTTCAATCATTCCTTTACCCTCTCAGGATCATATACTAATCGTTGCCAACGATATTACTAATGAAATTATCAATTATAAACAAATGCTTCAGGATAATAAAATGATAGCAGTAGGTCAACTGGCTACTGGAGTTGCTCACGAAATCCGAAACCCATTAGGCAATATAAGAAATTATACTTATATCCTGAAAGGTAAAATTCAAAACTCAGATGAAATCATGGAAAAGTGCTTTCATGTAATTGATGGATCAGTAAACCGGGCAAATAACATTATTACAAATCTGCTGAACTTTTCCCGGATTAATGACAATAATTTTCAGATAGTTTTATTGAAAGATGTTTTTGATACTATTGTATCTTTAGAAAAAAACTCCCTTCAAAAAAATCATATTACTATAGATCTTGACTATGATACTAATTTACAGATTCCTATAAATTCAGAATCTTTAAACCTAATACTTCTGAATTTAATATCCAATTCTATTGATGCAATGCCTGAAGGAGGCATGATATGGATTAAATGCCTTTTGATAAATGACACATTATTTCTAAACTTTACAGACTCGGGCACAGGAATTCCTGCTGAAAAAATTGAACATATATTTAATCCCTTCTATTCAACGAAAAAAGTTGGAAGGGGTACAGGGCTCGGTCTTTACCTTGTTTATACAGAGGTAAAAAATATGGACGGAGAAATCCAGGTAAAAAGTGAAGTTGGGAAAGGCACTGCTTTTAAATTTAAAATTCCTATAAAAAAGGAGAGTTCCAATGATTGA
- a CDS encoding ABC transporter permease: protein MIKNAFMKIYVLVTILFLYTPIVVLMVMGFNESRYNSLPFHFSLRWYEDLSQNTTLQSAAENSFYLAIVTGIICVILATLFILGMKSLSRKTEGLCKSIMMMPMSIPWLIMGLSILLMIRFIDMDKNLFFVAAGHVVISLPYAMLVLQARLQSVDPALEEMSSSLGADAFTTFRKITLPALAPAMVAGGFLSFMISFDNFAISYFLMPSGISTLPIEIQSSIKFGFTPEINAISTIIIGISLICLAVVGLIMGGSLKSVLGGNK, encoded by the coding sequence ATGATAAAAAATGCTTTTATGAAAATATATGTATTAGTAACCATTTTATTTTTATATACACCAATCGTTGTTCTTATGGTGATGGGTTTTAATGAATCCAGATATAATTCACTGCCTTTTCATTTCAGCCTGAGATGGTATGAAGATCTGTCACAAAACACAACACTTCAGAGTGCAGCAGAAAATTCATTTTATCTTGCCATAGTTACAGGAATAATCTGTGTTATACTGGCAACGCTTTTTATACTGGGTATGAAATCGCTATCAAGAAAAACGGAAGGGCTCTGCAAAAGTATAATGATGATGCCTATGAGTATACCATGGCTGATTATGGGGCTTTCCATACTGCTGATGATACGATTTATTGATATGGATAAAAATTTATTTTTTGTGGCTGCGGGACATGTAGTCATTTCTCTGCCTTATGCAATGCTGGTTTTACAGGCAAGGCTGCAATCAGTAGATCCAGCCCTTGAAGAAATGAGCTCGTCTCTGGGTGCAGACGCATTCACTACTTTCAGAAAAATAACTCTTCCGGCTCTGGCACCAGCTATGGTGGCAGGAGGATTTTTATCCTTTATGATTAGCTTTGATAATTTTGCAATCAGTTATTTCCTGATGCCGTCAGGAATTTCTACTCTTCCTATTGAAATTCAATCTTCAATTAAATTTGGTTTTACACCAGAAATAAATGCAATATCGACAATAATAATAGGAATATCATTGATTTGTCTTGCGGTAGTAGGACTAATTATGGGCGGAAGCTTAAAAAGTGTATTGGGAGGTAATAAGTAA
- a CDS encoding carbohydrate kinase family protein: MTECVIFGGLLLDKYFEIEDFPERGQDGFINNEFEYVGGCSVNMAVTFKNLGGEAHIVSYVGKDGIGQSIMKYMTDHQLSTRYIVQKEGKTGYCMVLLEPDGERTFLTKTGMELDFSRDILSDGLKGIKYAAVTGYYLLNNGVEEIIGVLEDFHKEGGYILFDPSPLVGSIKPNILKRMMKISNMVTPNTSEMDDIMEWIDDEKIVILKRVNMVVQYMKKTIPLIICL, translated from the coding sequence ATGACAGAATGTGTAATATTTGGCGGATTACTTTTAGACAAATATTTTGAGATCGAAGATTTCCCTGAAAGAGGGCAGGATGGTTTTATCAACAATGAATTTGAATACGTAGGAGGTTGTTCGGTAAATATGGCGGTTACCTTTAAAAATCTTGGAGGCGAAGCACATATTGTGTCCTATGTAGGAAAAGACGGGATTGGTCAGTCTATCATGAAGTATATGACAGATCATCAGTTGTCTACTCGTTATATTGTACAAAAAGAGGGGAAAACCGGTTATTGTATGGTACTCCTTGAGCCGGACGGTGAAAGGACTTTTCTTACTAAAACCGGTATGGAACTGGATTTTTCAAGAGACATTCTTTCAGATGGACTGAAAGGTATAAAATATGCAGCGGTAACAGGGTATTATCTTTTAAACAATGGAGTAGAAGAAATTATTGGGGTACTTGAAGATTTCCATAAGGAAGGTGGATACATTCTGTTTGATCCAAGTCCTCTGGTAGGCAGTATCAAACCCAATATACTAAAGCGTATGATGAAGATAAGTAATATGGTAACTCCCAACACAAGTGAGATGGATGACATTATGGAATGGATTGATGATGAAAAAATTGTAATACTTAAGAGGGTGAATATGGTGGTACAGTATATGAAAAAAACTATACCTTTGATTATCTGCCTTTGA
- a CDS encoding mechanosensitive ion channel family protein, translating into MISEKAIEKAIDNLIHFAGLLGQAVIVLIVGFIIIKIVLGIIRRALNKTALDVSLHTFISNSVKVILWAILLITALGVLGMPLSTFVAVLGAAGAAVALALKDSLGNIAGGIIILVTKPFKQGDYIDIIEVSGVVEEIDLLYTMLKTFDNKVVSVPNGKISNAVMVNYSSEATRRVDCKFGIGYDDDIAQAKDILLAVAESNPDIFQEPVPFVGVSGHGDNSVVIDLRVWCKTEDYWNVKYFLEENVKLAFDEAQISIPYPQVEIHYKK; encoded by the coding sequence ATGATTTCAGAAAAAGCCATAGAAAAGGCAATAGATAATTTAATTCATTTTGCAGGTCTTTTAGGCCAGGCAGTGATTGTTCTAATTGTAGGGTTTATAATAATAAAAATTGTATTGGGGATAATAAGACGTGCTCTGAACAAAACTGCATTGGATGTATCCCTTCATACCTTTATCAGCAATTCTGTGAAAGTTATTCTATGGGCCATATTACTGATCACTGCTTTAGGTGTACTTGGCATGCCCCTTTCAACATTTGTTGCTGTACTGGGTGCTGCTGGTGCTGCTGTTGCTCTTGCACTGAAGGACAGCCTTGGCAATATTGCAGGAGGCATTATTATACTTGTAACCAAACCCTTTAAACAGGGAGACTATATTGACATAATAGAGGTGTCAGGTGTTGTTGAAGAAATCGATCTGCTTTATACAATGTTAAAAACTTTTGATAATAAAGTTGTCAGTGTGCCCAATGGAAAAATCAGCAATGCAGTAATGGTGAACTATTCTTCAGAAGCCACAAGAAGGGTAGACTGTAAATTTGGAATTGGTTATGATGATGATATAGCACAGGCAAAAGATATCCTTTTAGCAGTTGCAGAATCAAATCCAGATATATTTCAGGAGCCTGTACCTTTTGTGGGGGTTTCCGGACATGGAGACAACAGTGTGGTAATTGATTTAAGAGTCTGGTGTAAAACGGAAGACTACTGGAATGTTAAATATTTTCTTGAGGAGAATGTAAAATTAGCTTTTGATGAAGCTCAAATTTCAATTCCATATCCCCAGGTAGAAATCCATTATAAAAAATAA
- a CDS encoding sigma-54-dependent transcriptional regulator, producing MIDFKILVVDDEEEYTDAYSLILSNIGYTVLVSSSGEECLKLLEAVNVDAVITDIKMAGMDGLELLQKIKESYDLCEVIMVTGYGSIKSAIQAMKQGAFGYFIKGESPDLLLLEIEKLVKMKKLKEMALKMKTSPCAEYMIHTKNKSFSNLLHIAQKASQSDSNILILGESGTGKEVLAKFIHHESQRAGNPFIPVNCQMFSDGVLESELFGHEKGAFTGAIERRIGRFEEADSGTLFLDEVGEIPLSTQAKLLRALENRSFERLGSNKPIHVNIRIISATNRILEDAIKSGIFREDLLYRINTITLHIPPLRERKEDLDAFIGFFVAKFQMEMKKEINGLEDGLSEILINYDYPGNIRELRNIIERLVVLSDDKTLHKKHLPDSMRETSSINTPIATVKSLKEIREEAEAAYITSILKDCGGNVSKTAKLLDLSRRQLFNKISDYGIKNQYSNK from the coding sequence ATGATTGATTTTAAAATACTTGTAGTAGATGACGAAGAAGAATATACAGATGCTTACAGCCTGATATTATCCAATATTGGTTATACCGTTTTAGTTTCATCCTCTGGGGAAGAATGCTTAAAATTACTGGAAGCAGTAAACGTTGATGCGGTCATTACGGATATAAAAATGGCTGGAATGGATGGGCTTGAACTACTCCAGAAAATAAAAGAAAGTTATGATTTGTGTGAAGTAATCATGGTCACGGGATACGGATCAATCAAAAGTGCAATTCAGGCTATGAAACAGGGGGCTTTCGGATATTTTATCAAGGGTGAGAGCCCAGACCTTCTTTTACTGGAAATAGAAAAACTTGTGAAAATGAAGAAATTAAAAGAAATGGCATTGAAAATGAAGACTTCTCCTTGTGCTGAATATATGATTCATACCAAAAATAAATCATTTAGTAATCTGCTTCATATAGCTCAGAAAGCTTCACAGAGTGATTCTAATATCTTAATACTTGGAGAATCTGGCACCGGGAAGGAAGTTCTGGCAAAATTCATTCATCATGAAAGCCAGAGAGCAGGCAATCCATTTATACCCGTAAACTGTCAGATGTTTTCTGATGGAGTTTTAGAATCCGAACTTTTTGGCCATGAGAAAGGTGCTTTTACCGGAGCTATTGAACGTAGGATTGGCCGTTTTGAAGAAGCAGATTCAGGTACTTTGTTTCTTGATGAAGTAGGTGAAATCCCCCTTTCCACTCAGGCTAAGCTTCTCAGGGCGCTTGAAAACAGATCTTTTGAGAGACTTGGAAGCAATAAGCCAATTCATGTTAATATCCGAATTATCAGTGCTACCAACAGGATATTAGAAGATGCCATAAAATCAGGAATCTTCAGAGAGGATTTATTATATAGAATCAATACCATAACCCTTCACATTCCTCCATTAAGGGAACGTAAAGAGGATTTAGATGCATTCATTGGTTTTTTCGTAGCCAAATTTCAAATGGAAATGAAGAAGGAAATTAATGGCCTTGAAGATGGGCTGTCTGAAATTCTCATTAACTATGATTATCCGGGTAATATACGAGAACTAAGAAATATTATCGAAAGGCTTGTGGTTTTAAGTGACGATAAGACTCTTCATAAAAAGCATCTGCCTGATTCAATGAGAGAAACCAGCAGTATAAATACCCCTATAGCTACCGTTAAGAGTCTGAAAGAAATCAGAGAAGAGGCTGAAGCAGCCTATATTACCAGTATTTTAAAAGATTGTGGCGGGAATGTAAGTAAAACCGCAAAACTTCTGGATTTAAGCAGAAGGCAGCTGTTTAATAAGATTTCTGACTATGGAATAAAAAATCAATACTCTAATAAATAA
- a CDS encoding carbohydrate kinase family protein — protein MKVNTVDTTGAGDSFAAGVLFGIAQGKSIQEAVRLGSQTSAITVGINGPHGFWDLEDKLNGALK, from the coding sequence TTGAAAGTAAATACAGTGGATACTACTGGTGCAGGAGACAGCTTTGCAGCGGGTGTGCTTTTTGGAATTGCCCAGGGGAAATCCATTCAGGAAGCGGTAAGGTTAGGCAGTCAGACTTCTGCAATAACGGTTGGAATAAATGGCCCTCATGGGTTTTGGGATTTAGAGGACAAACTGAATGGGGCATTGAAATAA
- a CDS encoding ADP-ribosylglycohydrolase family protein, producing MLDRAYGALVGGAIGDAMGMPASFFTREKMKATYGYINDFVTPEADEQAYHGNLQAGEITDDTMESIIISNVLIKYGKFNKEAFNEDMKEWAIQQKMLESTVIGPSTRRYLTALIEGRNPEQTSGESTTNGSAMRVAPVGVKYWSDLTACVKAAAESSMPSHRSRPCVAGACAVAAAVAAGVHGGYTTEEIMNKAYEAAVYGEKIGKDITAPMVSKRILLAKRIVEEYKNKGMEAILDELVGNIGASMYVYESVPLALGIFYAVDGDAEKGIPAAINCGDDADTNGAICGNICGAFSGAKVLPENWKSRVQKVSSLDFLETAKNLIK from the coding sequence ATGTTAGACAGAGCATACGGAGCCCTGGTAGGGGGCGCAATTGGTGATGCTATGGGAATGCCAGCATCATTTTTTACCAGAGAAAAAATGAAAGCCACTTATGGCTATATAAATGACTTTGTGACACCTGAAGCAGATGAGCAGGCATATCACGGGAATCTGCAGGCAGGAGAGATTACGGATGATACCATGGAAAGTATTATCATTAGTAATGTTTTAATAAAATATGGGAAATTTAATAAGGAAGCATTTAACGAAGATATGAAAGAGTGGGCTATACAGCAGAAGATGCTTGAATCCACAGTGATAGGGCCCTCCACCAGAAGATACCTGACTGCATTGATAGAGGGAAGAAATCCGGAACAAACCTCTGGGGAGAGTACAACCAATGGTAGTGCAATGAGAGTTGCTCCGGTAGGAGTAAAATACTGGAGTGATTTAACAGCCTGTGTAAAAGCAGCGGCGGAATCTTCTATGCCAAGTCATCGAAGCAGGCCTTGCGTTGCGGGAGCATGTGCAGTGGCAGCAGCAGTGGCAGCAGGAGTTCATGGAGGATATACTACAGAAGAAATAATGAACAAAGCTTATGAGGCAGCAGTATATGGTGAAAAGATTGGTAAAGATATAACTGCTCCTATGGTTTCTAAAAGAATTCTTTTAGCTAAAAGGATTGTAGAGGAATATAAAAATAAAGGAATGGAAGCTATCTTAGATGAACTGGTTGGCAATATAGGAGCAAGTATGTATGTTTATGAGTCCGTTCCTCTGGCACTGGGGATCTTTTATGCGGTAGACGGTGATGCAGAAAAAGGTATACCGGCAGCTATAAATTGTGGTGATGATGCAGATACAAACGGGGCCATTTGCGGCAATATCTGCGGCGCTTTTTCCGGGGCCAAGGTGCTGCCTGAAAATTGGAAAAGCCGGGTTCAGAAAGTAAGCAGTCTTGATTTTCTGGAGACTGCAAAGAATTTGATAAAATAG
- a CDS encoding ABC transporter ATP-binding protein, whose translation MAKVTIKNLTKVYSDNIVVNNISAEIPDGTLVSILGPSGCGKTTTLRMIAGFEIPQEGEIYFDDQPITGVSVNKRNIGMVFQSYALFPHMTVKQNIAYGLEQRKFTKGEIQEKVKDALKMVHMEEYADRKPKQLSGGQQQRVALARALVIEPRVLLLDECLSALDKKLRVEMQLELRKILEETGVTTFFVTHDQEEAMTLSDYIIVMNNGVIEQMGTPFDVYEKPKNAFVASFLGKANFFEKGNRLYAVRPEKVSVSKDKMENTKKKGKVSFITYSGSITSYTIEVEDKTVVAQQQNIALKGQINKGDDVYVGWDEAAQIPLEA comes from the coding sequence ATGGCAAAAGTGACAATAAAAAATCTGACTAAAGTATACAGTGATAATATAGTTGTAAATAATATATCAGCAGAAATTCCGGATGGAACGCTGGTTTCCATACTGGGCCCGTCAGGCTGCGGCAAAACTACTACCCTTAGAATGATTGCCGGTTTTGAAATACCCCAGGAAGGTGAAATTTATTTTGATGATCAGCCAATAACAGGTGTCAGTGTGAATAAAAGAAACATTGGGATGGTTTTTCAAAGCTATGCATTGTTTCCTCACATGACAGTGAAACAAAACATAGCATATGGCCTGGAACAGCGTAAGTTCACCAAAGGTGAAATCCAGGAAAAGGTAAAAGATGCATTAAAAATGGTGCACATGGAGGAATATGCAGATAGAAAACCCAAACAGCTTTCTGGGGGTCAGCAGCAGAGAGTTGCCCTGGCCAGGGCATTAGTTATAGAACCAAGAGTTTTACTTCTTGATGAATGCTTAAGTGCTTTAGACAAAAAATTGAGAGTGGAAATGCAGTTAGAACTTAGAAAGATTTTAGAGGAAACGGGAGTAACTACTTTTTTTGTTACTCATGATCAGGAAGAAGCCATGACTTTATCTGATTATATAATTGTTATGAACAATGGCGTTATTGAACAGATGGGCACTCCTTTTGACGTTTATGAAAAACCTAAAAATGCATTTGTGGCAAGTTTTCTTGGAAAGGCTAACTTTTTTGAAAAAGGTAACAGGCTGTATGCAGTAAGACCAGAAAAAGTAAGTGTATCTAAGGATAAAATGGAAAATACCAAGAAAAAAGGAAAAGTGAGCTTTATAACCTATTCTGGCAGTATAACAAGCTATACCATAGAAGTAGAAGATAAAACAGTAGTAGCCCAGCAGCAGAATATTGCGTTAAAAGGACAGATCAATAAGGGCGATGATGTTTATGTGGGCTGGGATGAAGCGGCACAAATTCCATTGGAGGCATAA
- a CDS encoding cysteine hydrolase family protein — translation MKKILVVVDMQNDFIDGSLGTAEARSIVKNVVNKIKDFDGEIFYTRDTHRDNYLNTLEGRNLPVIHCVEYTEGWKIKQEVMAASEGKQVVVIDKPTFGSLELTQRIAEDLTDPLESIMLIGLCTDICVISNAINLKSRFWETPIIVDSSCCAGVTPQSHANAIEAMKMCQITII, via the coding sequence ATGAAAAAGATTCTTGTAGTTGTGGATATGCAAAACGACTTTATAGACGGTTCCTTGGGAACTGCGGAAGCCCGTTCTATTGTAAAGAACGTGGTAAATAAAATAAAAGATTTCGATGGAGAAATATTTTATACCCGGGATACCCATAGAGATAATTATCTAAATACCCTGGAAGGCAGGAATTTACCAGTTATTCATTGTGTGGAATATACGGAGGGCTGGAAAATCAAACAGGAAGTAATGGCTGCCAGTGAGGGGAAGCAGGTAGTTGTAATAGATAAACCAACCTTTGGCTCTTTAGAATTGACTCAGAGAATAGCTGAAGATTTGACAGATCCATTGGAAAGCATTATGTTAATTGGACTTTGTACAGACATATGTGTCATTAGCAATGCCATAAATTTAAAGTCCAGATTCTGGGAGACTCCTATCATTGTAGATTCAAGCTGTTGTGCGGGAGTTACGCCTCAAAGTCATGCTAATGCTATTGAGGCCATGAAAATGTGCCAGATTACTATTATATAA
- a CDS encoding ABC transporter permease: MKKSKKIMTLPGMAVLFIFAILPLFIMLAYSFQSDNGTGFTMENYMRFFTKTFYLTLTWRTIINSFLVTVISLVIAYPLAYIMAKHLKGLKNIVMVLLIIPFFTNQLVRVYSWLIFLQDGGVFDRIMNALGLINGTMGLLYTRTAVIIGLIHAFFPYMVITIYMALERLDNSLLEASSCLGASRLTTFTRVILPMSMPGVITGIMIVFVPCLGTFVEPRILGGVNGTVIGTVIEDQFFEIYGWNFGAAIAFLLLAMVLVSMAAINRLGRRYE, from the coding sequence TTGAAAAAAAGTAAAAAAATAATGACATTGCCAGGAATGGCGGTACTTTTTATATTTGCTATTTTACCGCTTTTTATAATGCTGGCATATAGTTTCCAAAGTGATAATGGAACGGGTTTTACCATGGAAAATTATATGAGATTTTTTACAAAGACCTTTTATCTTACCCTGACCTGGAGGACGATAATTAACAGCTTTTTAGTTACGGTTATCAGTCTTGTGATAGCATATCCTTTGGCGTACATAATGGCCAAGCATCTAAAAGGTCTTAAAAATATTGTAATGGTATTACTGATTATCCCTTTCTTTACCAATCAGTTAGTCAGAGTATACAGCTGGCTCATATTTTTACAGGATGGCGGGGTATTTGACAGAATAATGAATGCTCTCGGGCTTATAAATGGAACAATGGGGTTGCTATATACAAGAACAGCAGTAATAATCGGATTAATCCATGCCTTTTTTCCGTATATGGTCATAACTATATATATGGCTTTGGAACGTTTGGATAATTCGCTGCTTGAAGCAAGTAGCTGCCTTGGTGCATCAAGATTAACCACTTTTACCAGGGTGATATTACCTATGTCGATGCCTGGAGTCATAACAGGAATTATGATTGTGTTTGTACCTTGTCTTGGAACTTTCGTTGAACCAAGGATTTTAGGCGGAGTTAATGGAACCGTCATAGGGACAGTTATTGAAGACCAGTTCTTTGAAATCTATGGATGGAATTTTGGTGCAGCCATAGCTTTTTTACTTCTTGCCATGGTCCTTGTCAGTATGGCAGCCATAAACCGTCTGGGCAGGAGGTATGAATAA